Proteins from one Flavobacterium sp. N2038 genomic window:
- the rplB gene encoding 50S ribosomal protein L2 gives MSVRKLKPITPGQRFRVVNGYDAITTDKPERSLIAPIKNSGGRNSQGKMTMRYTGGGHKQRYRIIDFKRTKDGIPATVKSIEYDPNRTAFIALLAYADGEKTYVIAQNGLKVGQKLVSGPESQPEIGNTLPLSRIPLGTVISCIELRPGQGAVIARSAGTFAQLMARDGKYATIKMPSGETRLILLTCSATIGAVSNSDHQLVVSGKAGRTRWLGRRPRTRPVAMNPVDHPMGGGEGRSSGGHPRSRNGLPAKGYRTRSKKNPSNKYIVERRKK, from the coding sequence ATGTCAGTAAGAAAATTAAAACCTATTACCCCAGGTCAGCGATTTAGAGTTGTGAATGGTTATGACGCCATTACAACTGATAAGCCGGAACGCTCTTTGATAGCGCCGATAAAAAACTCTGGAGGTAGAAATAGTCAAGGAAAGATGACCATGCGTTATACGGGTGGTGGTCACAAGCAGAGATATCGTATTATTGATTTCAAAAGAACTAAAGACGGAATTCCGGCTACAGTGAAATCAATCGAATATGATCCAAATCGTACTGCATTTATCGCTTTATTAGCTTACGCTGATGGAGAGAAAACTTATGTAATTGCTCAAAATGGATTGAAAGTTGGTCAGAAATTAGTTTCTGGGCCAGAATCTCAACCAGAAATTGGTAATACATTACCTTTAAGCAGAATTCCTCTTGGAACTGTTATATCTTGTATTGAGTTACGTCCAGGACAAGGAGCTGTTATTGCTCGTTCAGCTGGAACTTTTGCTCAGTTAATGGCAAGAGACGGGAAATATGCAACAATTAAAATGCCATCTGGTGAGACAAGATTAATCTTGTTAACTTGTTCGGCTACAATTGGAGCTGTTTCTAACTCTGACCACCAATTAGTTGTATCTGGAAAAGCAGGTAGAACAAGATGGTTAGGAAGAAGACCTAGAACTAGACCAGTAGCGATGAACCCAGTTGATCACCCTATGGGAGGTGGTGAAGGACGTTCTTCTGGAGGGCACCCACGTTCAAGAAACGGATTGCCAGCTAAAGGTTACAGAACTCGTTCTAAGAAAAACCCGAGTAACAAGTATATCGTAGAACGTAGAAAGAAATAA
- the rplD gene encoding 50S ribosomal protein L4: MEVKVLDFNGKDTGRKVQLSDSVFAIEPNNHAVYLDVKQYLANQRQGTHKAKERAEVTGSTRKIKKQKGTGTARAGSIKNPLFKGGGTVFGPRPRSYSFKLNKSVKRLARKSAFSIKAKEANIVVLEDFNFEAPNTKNFINVLKALGLENKKSLFVLGESNKNVYLSSRNLKASNVVTSSELSTYAILNANNLVLLEGSLELIEENLSK, from the coding sequence ATGGAAGTAAAAGTATTAGATTTCAACGGAAAAGATACTGGAAGAAAAGTTCAACTTTCTGATTCAGTATTCGCAATTGAACCAAACAATCACGCTGTATATCTTGATGTTAAGCAATATCTTGCTAATCAAAGACAAGGTACTCATAAGGCTAAAGAAAGAGCTGAAGTAACTGGTAGTACACGTAAGATTAAAAAACAAAAAGGAACTGGTACTGCTCGTGCGGGAAGTATTAAAAATCCTTTGTTTAAAGGTGGTGGAACAGTTTTCGGGCCAAGACCAAGAAGTTATTCATTTAAATTGAATAAAAGCGTAAAAAGATTGGCTAGAAAATCAGCTTTCTCAATTAAAGCAAAAGAAGCGAATATTGTCGTTCTTGAAGACTTTAATTTTGAAGCGCCAAACACTAAAAATTTCATTAACGTTTTGAAAGCTTTAGGGTTAGAAAATAAAAAATCTCTATTTGTATTGGGTGAGTCAAATAAAAACGTATATTTGTCGTCACGTAATTTAAAGGCTTCTAATGTTGTAACTAGCTCAGAATTAAGCACTTACGCAATATTAAACGCTAATAATTTAGTGCTTTTGGAAGGTTCTTTAGAGTTAATTGAAGAAAATTTAAGTAAATAA
- the rplW gene encoding 50S ribosomal protein L23 has translation MSIIIRPIVTEKVTKESEVLNRFGFVVDKKANKVQIKKAVEAAYGVTIVSVNTMNVRPDRSTKYTKSGLISGKTNAIKKAIVQVQEGETIDFYNNI, from the coding sequence ATGAGCATCATTATCAGACCTATAGTAACGGAAAAAGTAACCAAAGAAAGTGAAGTTCTTAACCGCTTCGGATTCGTTGTTGACAAAAAAGCAAACAAAGTTCAAATTAAGAAAGCTGTTGAGGCTGCTTATGGAGTAACTATCGTTTCTGTTAACACTATGAATGTGAGACCAGACAGATCTACTAAATACACTAAAAGTGGTTTAATCAGTGGAAAGACAAATGCAATTAAAAAAGCGATTGTTCAAGTACAAGAAGGAGAAACAATTGATTTTTACAACAATATCTAA